Proteins found in one Magnolia sinica isolate HGM2019 chromosome 5, MsV1, whole genome shotgun sequence genomic segment:
- the LOC131247052 gene encoding uncharacterized protein LOC131247052 has product MQSQDPQSFSLLPLPSQGIFYFTQHAQGQDPQSSIGGVVEGILLVSACIAHVLFDCSTSHSFVAKEFFRSTSILSEFASEALAVSTPLGKSVVLSRHCSSCPVLVREMILPTDLFVMPMAEFNVILGIDWVVEYHAILDCAARIVTFHIPDLPVFQFVAEPRGEQLSSLLACMVEEFVARCIEQLPIVCEYLDVY; this is encoded by the coding sequence ATGCAGAGTCAGGATCCACAGTCTTTTAGCTTGCTTCCTTTGCCATCTCAGGGCATATTCTATTTCACGCAGCATGCTCAGGGTCAGGACCCACAGTCTTCTATTggtggagttgtcgagggtattctCCTTGTTTCTGCTTGTATTGCCCATGTTCTGTTTGATTGTAGCACTTCCCATTCCTTCGTGGCTAAGGAGTTTTTTCGATCGACCAGTATTCTGTCAGAGTTCGCGTCTGAGGCTTTGGCTGTTTCGACTCCCTTAGGGAAGTCTGTTGTTTTGAGCCGTCATTGTTCTTCGTGCCCGGTGTTAGTTAGAGAGATGATCCTGCCCACCGAtttgttcgtgatgccgatggcAGAGTTCAATGTTATCCTGGGTATAGACTGGGTTGTTGAGTAtcatgccatcttggactgtgccgcgaggatagtcacattTCATATTCCCGACCTGCCAgtgttccagtttgttgccgaaCCTAGAGGAGAGCAGTTGTCCAGTTTATTAGCTTGTATGGTCGAGGAGTTCGTGGCAAggtgtattgagcagctgccaatAGTTTGCGAGTACCTGGATGTGTATTAG